Genomic DNA from Candidatus Aminicenantes bacterium:
GTAATGCGAACTCTCGGCCACGGTTAATATGTCCTGGGCTGGAAGGAGATAGGAGAAAAGAAAAACGGTCGTTAATAAAATAGCGCGCTTCATGGGACCTCCAATTTAATATTATACCTGAATTTTTTTTTTATTGTAGGCGACCCTCTTTCTTCGTGTAGGGGCCGGTTTGCTTACCCCCGTTAGGGGGAAACCGGCCCGCAAACATCAAAAAACGGTGAGGAAACGAAATGCGGGCGGGTTGCAAACCCGCCCCTACCAAAACACGCTGTCCGCAAATTCCCTTGACATTTTTTCATCTGTTTTCTATACTGATGCGCACTATGATCGAAAATTCGTGGAGGTAAAAATGGAAAAGAAACCCTATGTCCTGCCGCAATTGGAGTTCGGTTATAAAGACCTGGAGCCATGGATTTCGGAAACGCAGTTGCAGCTGCACCACCAGAAGCACCACGCCGCCTACGTCAATGTCGCCAATGCCATCCTGGAGACGCTGGACAAGAACCGCAAAGACGGCGTCGACAGCGATGCCAAGGCCCTGGCCAAGGCCTTTTCCTTCAACGCCGCCGGCCTGCTGCTGCACGCACTGTTCTGGGAAAACCTGGCCCCGGCCGCCAAGACCACACCCAAACCCGCCGGCAAGTTCGCGGCGCTCATCGACGGCGAATTCGGCAGCTTCGACCGCTTCAAAAAAGAATTCAGCCAAACCGCCGTCAGCGCCGAGGGCTCGGGCTGGGCCGCCCTGGTCTACTGCCGCCAGACGAACCGCCCGCTGCTGATGCAGATCGAGAAGCACAACACCAACGTCATCCCCATGTTCCGCGTCCTGCTGGTCCTCGACGTCTGGGAGCACG
This window encodes:
- a CDS encoding superoxide dismutase, which encodes MEKKPYVLPQLEFGYKDLEPWISETQLQLHHQKHHAAYVNVANAILETLDKNRKDGVDSDAKALAKAFSFNAAGLLLHALFWENLAPAAKTTPKPAGKFAALIDGEFGSFDRFKKEFSQTAVSAEGSGWAALVYCRQTNRPLLMQIEKHNTNVIPMFRVLLVLDVWEHAYYLDYKNDRAKFVEGFWNHVNWKEANNRLEAILK